GCATCGGCTGCTTTTGCGTTGGCATCATTAGCCGTCTGCTGCGCCTGCTGAACCTGCTGATCGCGGGTCGCAAGCTGGCTTTGCAATTGACGAATTTGTTGTTGTTGCGCATTGAGCATATCTCGCAGCTCGCGCAACTGCTCTGCTGTCGAATCTGCAGCGGCTGCGGGTTTCGCCGCGCGGCGAGTGGTCGTTCTCCTGGTTTTCGATTGCGTGCTGACCGTGCTCTGACTTGTGCTTGTGCTCTGTGCTACCAGCATGCTGCTCGAAAGCAGGCACACTAACGAACTTCGAAGCAAGGCTTTCATTCCTTCTCCTTCGCCAAAAAAAAATGTGAGCCAGTGTATGACTCGCTTCAACGCGATGCAAAAGATTGCTTAGCGAAACGCAGGTGCTGAAGCTCGCCTAAATATTGAGCGAGTTCCATAGATAGGGCGGGAGTGTGAATGCGCAGTTACAAGGACGTGAAAAGCAAGTGAATCGAGCCGACTTCAGGAATTTTTAGGAGTCACGGTTGCTCTTGCATTTGAATACACGAAATTCCCTGCTTCAGGGAATGCAGCAGGGGCTTTTTCCGGTGAAAAAAATCTTATGGCAGACCCGCATGAATACAGCCGATTTGAAACCCGGCAGGGAATGAGGAAGGGAACCTGCAGGGAATTGCGATTTGTGCGGCCTAGAAATTAGCAGCATTCAATGCACGCTGCGCTCCTTCTTTCGTGCTTCGGCAGCCGCTTGGGATTTGGCCACTGCTCGTCGCGATTCCTCGCGCAGGGCGCGCGACTGCTCGATCGTTTCGCGCGAGACCTTCCGGACTTCCCGGAGATAATTTCGGTCCTTCGGCTTGTCCCTCATAGCGTGGATCATGGCAGATTTTTGCCGGATGCGGAAGCGTCAAAAGGCGCAAGGAGTCATAGCAAGATGCCCCTCAATGTTCAGGCTGTTCTGGTTTCGTTCGGCAGCCCTAAGACACTCCATGCGAAGAACCGCCAGCATGTTCCGTTCTGCTGGCGGCCGACGAATTCGCCGTTTGAGAGTGAATCTTAGAATGAATCTTATGGTGCGAGGCTATTACGTACGGGGGGCGCTTGCGGGGCCAAGACTTGCTGAGGAGCTTGCAAGTCGGGACCGAGTTGCGCACGACCCGCTCGAGCTTTTTCCAGGGAGGCTGCTAGCTGATCGAGCAAGGCTTTCGTGGCTGACAGTCTTTCCGTCACACGCCGCGCCTGCTCGGATCCCAGCTTGGCTTTCAGCCACACGGAATGCATCCGCGCTGCGTGATCCGTTTGTGCATGGTTAGTCACGACCTGAACAAATCGCGTGGGGCTTCCGGCCAGCCATCGGTCGATCTCATCGGTAAAGGCGAGGACTGCACTTCGTGGCGATCCTGCCGGCCGGTGAACCGGAAAACCAAATTGGACTTCATACCGCTGGATGGTGCGAACGCCGCGCCCTGTGTAAGTAGAAATCTCTTTCCAGGAGTGCAAGACGCGTCGTCCGGGCGAGTAGACGCTGGTAGCCATAAGATCTCCTGACGCTTTCATCAGTTCACGTGCCGCAATAGACACGTGCCCACCGTCTCGATTTCGCGAGAGCTGTCCGAAGCTAGACGGTGGAACTAACACGATCGTTAGCTATTTCTTACGATGCTCAGTATAGTCCTGTTCGTCGTATCCGGAGTTCCTTAATTTTGTTATCTTTGTTATGCAGAGACACGTCGGAGTTGTGAAAGACGGAAGCTGCCAGAGATCCTGAGAAGCTGCTTCGCGAATGCCGGGCTTAGATACAGATGAATCTCAGTGCTTCTTGCCTTTGCGGTTGTTTCGATCGCGCGTTGCCTGCCGGGTCTCCATGAGCTTGTTGTGAAGCTGTTCCGCCTTCCGGTGAGCGGAATCCGCAACGTTGTGTAATGCCTCAGCCTCGCGCAGAAGCTCCTGCGTCCTGCGTGCCGTCTCCCTGGCCTTTCCCAGGACTTCGTTGAGATTGGAGTTTTTTGTCGGCATCGAACCTTCTTGGTTTGCACGCCGTAGAGACGCAGCATGCTGCGTGTCTACCTATCCTGCATGGAACTTGCAGCTAGCTCACCCGTTCCAACTCCTCTTTACCTTGGTTACCTTCCGCCTCACTCTGTCGCTGCTTTGAGCCCAGCAAGAACTCACGTAGAACTGTGGCGTGGCGCTTGCGGTCGTGCGCCTTCTGCAGGTAGAAGCTGTGTGCATTCTCGCGCTTGCGATTCGCCGACACGTCAGCGAGCCGCTGGTCCAGCGATGCGCCCTCTTCAAGCACGCGCAGTGCGATCCAAAGGGAGCGTTCCACCTCTTCGTCGGCCGCATCGCGCATTGCCTCTGGTGAATAAGAGTGGCCCACGCGGCATTCGAAGCGCACTTCGCCGTTCTCCTCTACTTCCCAGATGGTTCCGTGGCAGTCCGGACAGGTGAACGTGGTCAGTGCCTTGTTCTTTTCCAACCGACTTCCCCCATTGCCCTTGTTTGTACCGACCATCGGTTTGACCTCCGTTTCTGAGAGCCGATTGATGAGATTTCCGATACTTCCGGCCGGCACACAGTAATCAGGCTGTACCTGTTGCAGTGCATTCTTGGGCATAGAAGCTACCCGCGCATCATCCGGATCCTGCACAATCGCGATGCCTCCGGCGTTCTTGATCGCCAACAATCCAGAGCTGCCGTCATCCAGGAATCCAGTGAGAACGATCCCGACAACCCGCGGGCCATAATTACGGGCCGCCGTTCGGAAAAGCAGATCAATCGCCGGGCGATAACGGTTGTGTTTGGGCCCGCGTGCCACTTGCATACTTCCGGGTTCGAGCGTCAAATGCCGGTCGGGGGCGACATGGACGACTACAAAAATGGCGGCATTAGTGTCCGGCGAGAGCTGTTTGACGATCTGTATAAGGGCTTCCACGCCCCCAGCCGAGGCGCCGATCACGACGATGTCGTGCATGGATTGGAACCCCCGCAGGTTGGAACTAAGGGGCTGAATTAAAGATGTCCGCTGCCATACGTTAGTGTGTAATATGGCTAGTAGACAAGATCATAGACGGCCCTCACCTGAAGATGTCGGGTAGAACGGAAGTGGCACAACATGGCGTTGGCGGCATTGAAGCCGCGGCCGAAGCCCACCCGGCTTGTCTGCGTCGTCGCTATTGGAGCGTCTGCTGGTGGCATCAACGGTCTACTGCAGTTGCTGCCTCATCTGCCGGTGATTCCGAATGTAAGCCTGCTGATCGTGGTCCATCTTGATCCTCGATCTAAATCATTTCTAGCGCAAATACTGGGTCGTAACGCGCATTGGCAAATGAAGCAAGCAGAAGAGGGCGAGCTTCTGCGCGCTGGGGTCGCATATATCGCTCCACCAGACTTCCATCTTGTTTTAGGCGGCGGGCGGTTGCATCTAACCTCCAGCGGACCGGTACAAATGCATCGGCCCTCAGTGGATGTGTTGTTTGAATCCTTAGCCAAACAAAAGCGCCTGAAAATGATCGGCGTTTTACTATCGGGATCGGGACGCGATGGCTCGAAAGGATTGCGTTCCATGAAACTTTCGGGCGCAAGCACCATCGTGCAAGACCCGGCTGATTCCATGTTCCCATCGATGCCGGAGCATGGAATTGAGACCGGATGTGCAGACTTCGTCGTGCCGGCGCGCTCCATTGGGACACAAATTTCCATGCTTTGCGCTCAAGGATGAGGTGCCTTGAACCTCGAAGAGTTTTTGCAGTTTCTCGCGGAAGAACGCGAATTCGATCTGCGGGGATATAAACCCACCACACTGGAGCGGCGAATCCGCAAGCGCATGGGGCAGCTTGCGCTTCCTGACTACACTACATACGTCGACTACGTTCGCGCGAATCCGAGCGAAACCAATCAGCTTCTCGACACCATCCTCATCAATGTAACCGAATTCTTCCGCGATCCCGAGGCCTGGGACGTGATTGCGAACAGTATCCTCCCTTTTTTACTCAAACGTCTGCGCACCGGCGACAGCTTTCGCGCGTGGGTGGCAGGCTGCTCGAGTGGTGAAGAAGCCTACTCGCTGGCGATTCTTGTGGCCGAATTTTTTGGGCCACGCATCACAGAATTCGACATCAAGATTTACGCCACCGACGTTGACGATTCTGCCCTGAACACAGCGCGTCGCGGAGAGTATCCGGCTGAGCGACTCCGGCGAGTGCGTCCAGAATGGCGGCACAAGTACTTTTCGTCAGCTACCTTGCCGCGCGTGCATCGCGACATTCGCCGCATGCTCATCTTTGGACGCAGTGACCTCGCGCAGGACGCGCCCATTTCGCATGTGCAGATGATTGTCTGCCGCAATGTTCTGATCTATTTTGATTCCATCACGCAAATGCATATCCTGAATCGGCTACATTACGCGCTTGATCCAGGAGGAATACTATTTCTCGGCAAATCCGAGTCGAAGCTCAGCAATTCGACGATGTTCAAACCCGTCGATTCCCGCTGGCGCATCTTCCGCAAGAACCACGCCGAAGAAGGTAGGGAGATACGTCGTTCGTCTTCGTCCCGGAAGGATGAACCCATGACACCCAATGAAAAGTCCCCTCGCGAAGAAGAGCTGGCCCGAGTAAAGCTCTATTACTCCGCCCTGCTCGAAGTTCTGGAACCGGGCATCTTTTCGCTAGACGGCAATGACGTGCTGCTTACGGAAAACAAATCGGCCCTGGCGCTATGGGGACTCTCAGGCAGCAAATTGGTCGGCCAGCATATTGCCGAGTCTGCCCTGGCGTCGCGCTGTCCCGAATTGGTCCAACGGCTGGAAGAGAGTCATCGTAATCCAGGGAAGCAAGTCAAATTCGATTGTGCTGTCAAGGTCGATGACGGACAACACATGCTCGCGGTCAGTATTCGTCCTGTGAATGGCGAAAACGGCCAGCGCGCAGGTTCGCTCATCTATGCCGAAGACATAAGCCATCGCGAAAAACTGCAAACCACGATCGAACAACTCGAGGCTACGGGCGAAGAACTGCAGTCTGCCAACGAAGAGCTGGAAACGACCAACGAAGAACTGCAATCCACCAATGAAGAGCTCGAAACGACGAACGAAGAACTGCAGTCCACGAATGAAGAGCTCGAAACGACAAATGAAGAGCTGCAATCGTTAAACGAAGAGCTGGAAAACATGAATGAGGAACTCGAGTTCCGCACCCGCGAACTCGATTCTGTGAACAGTCGCTACGCCGAGACCCTGGAGCGCATGCCGTGGGCAGTCACGGTCCTTGATTCAGATGGAAAAGTGCAATTCTGGAACTCGGCGGCAGAGAAGCTCTTCGACATCCAGGCAAACTCAGTGATCGGCCTGGAACTCAGTCAGCTTCCCATCCAGCCGGAGGTGCGCGATGGGCTGGTGCGACGCCGCAAAGCCATCGTGGAACGCAACACGCCCATGCTGCTACGCAACCAGCAGCTCAAAGTAAAGCGCTCGAACTTGATGTTCGACGTCCATCTCACCCCGCTGAGCCGCGACGGCGGCAGACCCAGCCTGCTGCTGATGTTCGCACCCCAACAGCCGGAGAACGTCGCGCGACAATCCGCAACTTCCGGAAACGGAAACCCCAGCGGCGGGAACTCGAAAGGCGTGCAGCGAAAGAACAACGCGAGGAGCAAGACCGGGAGTAGCGGAAAGAGTTCTGCGAACCGAAAGAAGTGATTACTCACTTCGCAAGGCGGGGGCTTGCAGAGATAGGGCTGTCCAATACTACCGTCATCCTTCTATGGCGTTAGACGCTGCCGAAAGATTCTTTGCAAGCATCGCGGGATTCTTCCGCCCAATTACGGCACGATTCACGCTTTGTCAAAACCGTGCCCTCCAAAACCCAGAAGGCTAACAGCTAATTTGGATAAGCTATTGGTTTCTAGGCGGCCCTGCGCTGCGACTTTTTCATCTGTCTGAACGCGGCGTCTGGACCTTTGCACCCCAGCACCTTGAACTTGGTCCCATCGTTGGTATGGTAATTGACGAAGAACTCCTCGACTTCTTTCAGCAGGGAGCGGTTCAGATCACTCACCGAACGTACATCGGAATGTGTGTGACTTGATTCGGCGACCGCCAACAACCGGTCATTGCGCTGCGTCTTGCCATCCTCTTTTTGCTCACCCTCAATCATGCCGATAACCCTCGCCTGAACGACACATCCCGGAAAAGCCGGCTGGTCCATAAGGATGAGAACATCGAGTGGATCGCCATCCTCAGCCTCTGTAGATGGAATGAAACCAAAATCATGAGGAAAGACCATCCCCTCGGGCAGAACTTTCTTCAGCATAAAAACACGCTGCTCAGGATCGAACGCATATTTGTTGCGGCTGCCTTTGGGTGTCTCGATCACAACGCGAACGTTCTGCTTCTCATCGATCGCCTCGAGCCGAGCAGGATTGGCCATTCCCGACTTTTTCTTTGCCACTCGTTATCCTCCAGATTTCCCTCTTAGGAGTGGATGTGGAGGAGCGATGCCCGGCTGCCTTGGCGAGTTCCGCCAACGGAGTCGTAGACGGCGCATTCCCTAGCCAGCGTTTATACTTCAGTTCAGTTCCATGGCTATCTCCACCATCATCGTTGACGACGAGCAGCTCTCCCGCGAAGAGCTGACTTATCTACTGAAGAGCGTTGGCGATGTCGAGGTGGTCGCGCAGGGAAGTAACGGGGTCGAAGCCATCCATCTTATCCGCGAGCACAACCCCGAGCTCGTGTTCCTCGATGTTCAGATGCCTGGGCTTGATGGGTTTGGGGTGATCAAGAAGTTAGTCGATAAGAAGCATCCCCTTCCGCAGATCGTTTTCGCTACGGCATTCGACCAGTACGCCGTCCGGGCATTCGAGGTGAACGCCGTGGACTATCTGCTCAAGCCGTTCGACAAGAAGCGGGTGGTTCAGTCAGTGGAGAAGGCAAAGCAGAAGCTTTCAGCAGCGCCGCCATCGAGTGAGCGTCTGGAATCTCTCATCAACCTTCTGGAGCAGCAGCAGAAGCCGCAGCAGCAGAAGATCCTGCTGCGATCGGCGGGAAGGTTGATCCTGGTGGATCAGAAGGACGTATGTTTCGCCACGATCGACGAAGGCGTGATCACCGTAGCGACCTCCAGCATGGAAGGACATTCCAACTGCCGGACGCTGGAAGAACTGCTTGAAACCCTTGATCCCAACCTCTTCTGGAGAGCCCATCGCTCGCACGTGGTGAACATCAACCGGATCAAGGAGGTCCTGCCCTGGTTCAAGAGCTCCTACCAGCTTCGCATGGACGATCGCAAACACACCGAGCTGCCGGTCAGCCGGGCGCAGACGAAGCGCTTGAGGGAGCTGTTTGGCTTGTAGTGTTCGCTGGGAAATTAATCTAGAACGTCTTTTCAAAGCGCCGCTAACCACGCCGGAAATCCCTTGCTCTCTGCTCGATTATTTGGGCATTCTCTAACTGGTCTTACCCGCTGCCCGTCTTTGCTGCTCGGAGTAGGCCCTCTGACTCTCGGTTATGAGCGCCCGCGCGGCCGAGGCATCCTGCCACCCTTTGGTTTCGACGCGTTTGCCTTCCAGATCTTTGTAGATGGAAAAGAAGTGCATGATTTCGCGAAGGATGTGGGGATAAATCTCAGAGTAGTTCCAGACGTCCTTATAGCGCGGATTGCACTTGCCTACCGCCAGCAATTTCTCGTCATGCACACCCTGGTCAAGCATGTCGAGAACTCCGATGGGACGTACTTCCATCACGCATCCAGTAAAGCTGGGACTGTCGACCAGGATTAAAACATCCAGGGGATCGCCATCATGGCTGAGCGTGCTCGGTAGAAACCCATAGTCGCCAGGAAAGTGCACCGGGGAGTAAAGGTTGCGGTCTAGGCGAAAGACATGGAGTTTTTTGTCGTACTCATACTTATTGATGGATTGAAGGGGAATCTCCACCACCATGTTTATAACTTCGGGTGCTTTATCCCCGAGCGGGAGGGCGACGTAATCGATCATTCTGCCAGTGTATCGTTCGGGCTCCCGTATAATCGACGCAGGATTCGATGAAGGCACACGTTTACGTCACCCTCAAAACCACGGTTCTCGATCCCCAGGGAAAAACAATTCAAGGCGCTCTGAAAAAGATGAATTATGTGGGCGTGGAAGACGTCCGTCAGGGCAAGTACTTTTTGCTGACGCTGCAACCGAATCTTGAGAAGGAAACAATACGAGCAGAGGTCGAGCGCATTGCCCGCGAAGTGCTCACGAATCCTGTGATTGAGGAGTTTGCCTACACGCTCGAAGATTAGGCACGAGCAGCTTTTCGTCGTCCCCCGCGTAACCTGCCCCCAGCGAAGGAATTCAGGTAAGCTCCTGAACAGCAACTCGCATCCATAAAATAGGATTGCTTCGGCCATAAGGTCTCTCCCAGAAGTTGAGGAACTTCCACGTATGTGTGGCATCGTCGGGTACGTAGGTCAGAAGAGCGTGGTCCCGGTAATCATCGAGGGTCTGCGCAAGCTTGAGTATCGCGGGTACGACTCCGCGGGGATTGCCGTCGCCGGTAACGGAGATGGACTTCAGGTCCGCCGTGCGGAGGGCAAGCTGCGGAATCTGGAAGAGGTCATCCGCCACAAGCCTCTCGAAGGCTCATACGGCATTGGGCACACGCGCTGGGCCACCCATGGACGTCCTACGGAAGAGAATGCTCATCCACATCGCGACTGCACGGGACGCGTGGTGGTTGTTCATAACGGTATTGTCGAAAACTATCTCTCGCTAAAGAAGAGGCTGATCGAAGAAGGGCATAAGTTCTCAACCGAGACAGATACCGAAGTCATCGCTCACCTGATTGAAAATGCTCTGAAGAGCGGCAACGGCACGCGTCCTTCACTCGAAGAGGCGGTCCGTAAGACTGTGAAACAGCTCACCGGCGTTTTCGCGCTCGTGGTTATCAGCGCCGATGAACCGAACAAGATCGTTGCAGCTCGCAACGGACCGCCGGCCGTAGTTGGCCTTGGACAGAACGAATACTTCGTAGCTTCGGATATTCCGGCGATTCTTCACCATACTCGCGATCTTTTCTTTCTCGCCGATGGTGACCTGGCGGTAATTACTTCTTCGGGCGTTCACCTCACGGATTTCGACGGCAAAGGGATTCAAAGGAAAGTGCAGCGCGTGACCTGGGATCCAATCCAGGCGGAAAAAGGCGGCTTCAAGCACTTCATGCTCAAGGAGATTTATGAGCAACCGCGTGCCGTCCGCGATACCACTTTGGGACGCATCTCGCAGGACTCCGGCAAGATATTCCTCGAAGAAATGGAAATCAGCGAGGACGAGTTCCGCAAAGCGAACAAGGTAAATATCGCTGCATGTGGAACCAGTTGGCACGCTGGTCTCGCCGGCAAGTTCATGATCGAACGACTCGCCCGTATGCCGGTGGAAGTGGATTATGCCAGCGAATATCGCTATCGCGATCCCATAACAGGACCTGATGCCCTAACGCTGCTAATTACACAGTCGGGCGAAACCGCCGATACGATCGCAGCCCAGCGCGAGTCCAGGGCGAAAGGCTCCAAGACGCTCGCGATCTGCAACGTAGTTGGCGCGATGATCGCCCGTGAAGCTGCCGGAACGATCTACACTCACGCTGGTCCCGAAATCGGCGTTGCTTCAACGAAGGCATTTACGGCGCAGCTTACGGCGCTGTTCCTGTTTGCGATGTTTCTCGCGCAAAAGCGGAATCAATTAAGCGAGCAACAATCGATCAAGCTGGTGCAAGAGCTCACCAAACTTCCAGGAAAGCTGGAATCGATTCTGAACCACGACGAGGCCTGCGATCATTTGGCCAGGCAATATCAGAAAGTCGGGGGTTTCCTGTTCCTGGGCCGGGGCATTCACTATCCCATCGCGCTGGAAGGCGCTCTCAAGCTCAAAGAGATCAGCTACATTCACGCGGAGGGCTATCCTGCGGGGGAGATGAAGCACGGTCCGAACGCGCTGATTGATGAAAATCTTCCTGTCGTTGTTCTCGCGACGAAAGATCCCGACGATCCCGATTCGGTGCTGCGGTATGAAAAAACCACCTCAAACATCAAGGAAGTCACAGCGAGATCGGGCAAAGTGATTGCTATTGCTACGGAAGGGGACGAAGAAATTCGCGAGTCCGCGGACCACGTCTTATATGTGCCAAAAGCTCCAGAGTTGCTGCTTCCGATTCTGGAAGTCGTCCCCCTGCAGCTTCTGGCGTATCACATAGCAGTCCGGCGAGGCTGCGACGTGGATCAGCCGCGAAACTTGGCTAAGTCCGTCACCGTCGAGTAGACAACGTAGGGTTCACAATTTGTATCTGCCAAACCGTGCTGCTCGTCTAATAAGGTAGTGCTCTCCTATAAGTCTCAGGATAAAAACATAGGCGTGGTGGTCTATGAGCCGCAGCGCTCTGGAACTTTTCCAGCTCTGCTGGTTATTCACGGCTCCTCCGGCCCGGTCAGCTCTTTTGTCGGTGCATATGCCCAGCAGCTCGCGAATCTTGCTTATGTCGTCTTCTTCGTGCGTTACTTCGATGCGACTGGAACAATATGGGCCAGCATCTCTGGAATTCGCACGGACTTCATTACCTGGTTGGTTACATTGGCCGATGCTGTGACTTTCGTAGAGCGACATCCCAAAGTTGATCCGCGGCGGATCGGAATGCTGGGCGTCTCGCTCGGCGGATACCTCTCGCTGTCACTTGCGTCTAAGGATCGTCGGATCACCGCTGTTGCCAGTCTCATGGCCGGAATGCCGCCTGAGATTGTCGCCGAAACTACGTACATGCCACCGACACTGCTGCTGCACGGAGAAGCAGATGCGACGGTGCCCATCAGCGAAGCGCTCGTGGTTGAATCACTGCTCAAGCGACTCGGAACCAAACACGAGCTGAAGATATATCCGGACAGGGACATAGCTTCACGGGTCTGGCGCAAATGGACGCTCTTACGCGAACACTGCGTTTTCTGAACCAGCACTTGAAGCAGCAGAATGCCGCATTTGGGCTGAGCGATCTGCTGCTCAGCTTCCGCTGATCACCATCCAGCAAACTACAGGCGCTCGATATCCTCGAGTAGCTCTCGTGGGCTGATGTCTTTGAACTAGGCATCGGGACATTGCGCCGAGTAATCACACTTCACTCGGTTCTGTTCTAATAGAGAGCTTGCAGCCTATGGACTTTCCGCTCAAGTTCGAGTTCCACGTCTCTCGCGCGGCGCGCCAGCGCTACGGCTTTGAGGAGGAACTGTTCTCGTGGACCGGCAACGTGTTGTTTGCGAACGTTGGTGCCAGCCGCCGCTTTGCCGAAAAGATGAATAGACAGCGTGATGTGGAACGCGATCCAGAGCGGACGATCCACGCCGGCGCGCTGAACGCGATGGCGCTAATTGACGAGTTGCTGCACGCGTTAATCGCGCAGTACCGCCGTCAACGAGATCCGAAAGTGATGATTGATGCGCTCGCGTGGTTCGAAGATCAGGTCGGCCGTGACTCGGTAGAGAGCACTCTGCTTGCTTTCACGGATCAGTTTCCACCGCTCGATGTGTATACGGGCAAGCAATCTGCCAGTGAATGGCTAAACGCTTCGAGCGGGGATACGTCTCGTCGCGCAGTCGCTCTCGAAGAACTGATGATGCTCTGGTTGGCAAATTCCAATCCGGCGTTCCATCGCTTCAAAGAACTGTTCGACGATTCGGAGCTCAAGAAGAACACGGCTTATCCGAAGATCACCTCGAACCTGAAGGAATATTTCAAGACTCGCCCGGGCTTCGGTCCGGCAAATCAGAACCTTATTGATCTGCTGCGCGCGCCCGCACTGGCATCGCCTGATTCTCTCGAAGGACAGCTTGCCTACATGCGTGAGACATGGCCAGACGTGCTGGGCGAGATGATCCGGCGCATTCTGGTGGCTCTCGATATTTTCAAAGAAGAAGAACTCGCGATCTGGATGCGCTTCCATCCGGCGGATCACGCTGCCCACTTTGGATTGCCGCAGGATCGCGGTGATTCCAGCGCCGCAGCTGTTCCGCATTACAACCTGAAAGAGCCAGAGTACGAACGCTTCAGTCCCGATGTGGACTGGATGCCGCGAACGGTAATGATTGCCAAGAGCACCTTCGTATGGCTCGATCAATTATCGCGGGCCTATCAGAGGCACATTCACCGCCTCGACCAGGTTCCAAATGAGGAAGTCGATGCACTCGCGCGGCGCGG
This Acidobacteriota bacterium DNA region includes the following protein-coding sequences:
- a CDS encoding DNA-binding response regulator, translating into MAISTIIVDDEQLSREELTYLLKSVGDVEVVAQGSNGVEAIHLIREHNPELVFLDVQMPGLDGFGVIKKLVDKKHPLPQIVFATAFDQYAVRAFEVNAVDYLLKPFDKKRVVQSVEKAKQKLSAAPPSSERLESLINLLEQQQKPQQQKILLRSAGRLILVDQKDVCFATIDEGVITVATSSMEGHSNCRTLEELLETLDPNLFWRAHRSHVVNINRIKEVLPWFKSSYQLRMDDRKHTELPVSRAQTKRLRELFGL
- a CDS encoding inorganic pyrophosphatase, whose product is MANPARLEAIDEKQNVRVVIETPKGSRNKYAFDPEQRVFMLKKVLPEGMVFPHDFGFIPSTEAEDGDPLDVLILMDQPAFPGCVVQARVIGMIEGEQKEDGKTQRNDRLLAVAESSHTHSDVRSVSDLNRSLLKEVEEFFVNYHTNDGTKFKVLGCKGPDAAFRQMKKSQRRAA
- a CDS encoding chemotaxis protein CheR encodes the protein MNLEEFLQFLAEEREFDLRGYKPTTLERRIRKRMGQLALPDYTTYVDYVRANPSETNQLLDTILINVTEFFRDPEAWDVIANSILPFLLKRLRTGDSFRAWVAGCSSGEEAYSLAILVAEFFGPRITEFDIKIYATDVDDSALNTARRGEYPAERLRRVRPEWRHKYFSSATLPRVHRDIRRMLIFGRSDLAQDAPISHVQMIVCRNVLIYFDSITQMHILNRLHYALDPGGILFLGKSESKLSNSTMFKPVDSRWRIFRKNHAEEGREIRRSSSSRKDEPMTPNEKSPREEELARVKLYYSALLEVLEPGIFSLDGNDVLLTENKSALALWGLSGSKLVGQHIAESALASRCPELVQRLEESHRNPGKQVKFDCAVKVDDGQHMLAVSIRPVNGENGQRAGSLIYAEDISHREKLQTTIEQLEATGEELQSANEELETTNEELQSTNEELETTNEELQSTNEELETTNEELQSLNEELENMNEELEFRTRELDSVNSRYAETLERMPWAVTVLDSDGKVQFWNSAAEKLFDIQANSVIGLELSQLPIQPEVRDGLVRRRKAIVERNTPMLLRNQQLKVKRSNLMFDVHLTPLSRDGGRPSLLLMFAPQQPENVARQSATSGNGNPSGGNSKGVQRKNNARSKTGSSGKSSANRKK
- a CDS encoding inorganic diphosphatase codes for the protein MIDYVALPLGDKAPEVINMVVEIPLQSINKYEYDKKLHVFRLDRNLYSPVHFPGDYGFLPSTLSHDGDPLDVLILVDSPSFTGCVMEVRPIGVLDMLDQGVHDEKLLAVGKCNPRYKDVWNYSEIYPHILREIMHFFSIYKDLEGKRVETKGWQDASAARALITESQRAYSEQQRRAAGKTS
- the glmS gene encoding glutamine--fructose-6-phosphate transaminase (isomerizing), giving the protein MCGIVGYVGQKSVVPVIIEGLRKLEYRGYDSAGIAVAGNGDGLQVRRAEGKLRNLEEVIRHKPLEGSYGIGHTRWATHGRPTEENAHPHRDCTGRVVVVHNGIVENYLSLKKRLIEEGHKFSTETDTEVIAHLIENALKSGNGTRPSLEEAVRKTVKQLTGVFALVVISADEPNKIVAARNGPPAVVGLGQNEYFVASDIPAILHHTRDLFFLADGDLAVITSSGVHLTDFDGKGIQRKVQRVTWDPIQAEKGGFKHFMLKEIYEQPRAVRDTTLGRISQDSGKIFLEEMEISEDEFRKANKVNIAACGTSWHAGLAGKFMIERLARMPVEVDYASEYRYRDPITGPDALTLLITQSGETADTIAAQRESRAKGSKTLAICNVVGAMIAREAAGTIYTHAGPEIGVASTKAFTAQLTALFLFAMFLAQKRNQLSEQQSIKLVQELTKLPGKLESILNHDEACDHLARQYQKVGGFLFLGRGIHYPIALEGALKLKEISYIHAEGYPAGEMKHGPNALIDENLPVVVLATKDPDDPDSVLRYEKTTSNIKEVTARSGKVIAIATEGDEEIRESADHVLYVPKAPELLLPILEVVPLQLLAYHIAVRRGCDVDQPRNLAKSVTVE
- a CDS encoding phosphoribosylformylglycinamidine synthase, with protein sequence MKAHVYVTLKTTVLDPQGKTIQGALKKMNYVGVEDVRQGKYFLLTLQPNLEKETIRAEVERIAREVLTNPVIEEFAYTLED
- a CDS encoding chemotaxis protein CheB, with the translated sequence MALAALKPRPKPTRLVCVVAIGASAGGINGLLQLLPHLPVIPNVSLLIVVHLDPRSKSFLAQILGRNAHWQMKQAEEGELLRAGVAYIAPPDFHLVLGGGRLHLTSSGPVQMHRPSVDVLFESLAKQKRLKMIGVLLSGSGRDGSKGLRSMKLSGASTIVQDPADSMFPSMPEHGIETGCADFVVPARSIGTQISMLCAQG